One genomic window of Monodelphis domestica isolate mMonDom1 chromosome 1, mMonDom1.pri, whole genome shotgun sequence includes the following:
- the LOC100028416 gene encoding olfactory receptor 4F15-like, whose product MEGANNSVVSEFVLLGMSTSWEMKILLFLFFFSFYVGIMLGNFFIVFTVIFDSHLHSPMYFLLANLSLIDLGLSSTTVPRMIIDIFSEHRVISFPGCMVQIFFIHVMGGTEMVLLIAMAYDRYTAICKPFHYLTIMNYKTCTCFVVAAWVIGVIHAVSQFVFVVNLPFCGPNKVDSFYCDIPKVAILACTDTYWLEYVVTANSGLISMGTFFLLILSYIFILVTVRHHSSAGLSKAFSTLSAHITVVFLFFVPCFFVYVWQVPTLSLDKFLLILVFLVTPLLNPAIYTLRNKDMKLAMKRLTEKIVRSR is encoded by the coding sequence ATGGAGGGAGCAAACAACTCTGTGGTCTCTGAGTTTGTGTTGCTGGGAATGTCTACTTCTTGGGAGATGAAGAttctcctctttttgtttttcttttcattttatgtagGCATTATGCTGGGAAACTTCTTCATTGTGTTCACTGTGATTTTTGATTCTCATCTTCACTCCCCTATGTACTTTCTATTAGCCAACCTCTCACTCATCGACCTTGGTCTGTCCTCTACTACAGTCCCAAGGATGATCATTGATATTTTTAGTGAACACAGAGTTATCTCCTTCCCAGGTTGCATGGTCCAGATATTCTTTATCCATGTCATGGGAGGAACTGAGATGGTCCTGCTCATAGCCATGGCCTATGACAGATACACAGCCATATGTAAGCCTTTTCACTACCTGACTATTATGAACTACAAAACATGCACTTGCTTTGTAGTGGCTGCCTGGGTGATTGGGGTGATCCATGCTGTGTctcaatttgtttttgttgtaaaTTTGCCCTTCTGTGGCCCTAATAAGGTTGACAGTTTTTATTGTGACATCCCTAAAGTTGCAATACTTGCCTGCACAGATACCTATTGGTTAGAGTATGTAGTCACTGCTAACAGTGGGCTTATCTCCATGGGCACCTTCTTTCTCCTAATCCTCTCTTACATTTTCATTCTGGTTACTGTCAGGCATCACTCTTCAGCTGGTTTGTCCAAGGCTTTCTCCACACTCTCAGCTCATATCACTGTGGTGTTCTTGTTTTTTGTTCCCTGCTTCTTTGTCTATGTGTGGCAAGTTCCCACTCTGTCGCTGGATAAATTTTTGCTCATTCTAGTTTTTCTTGTCACTCCACTATTGAATCCTGCCATATATACACTGAGGAACAAGGATATGAAGTTGGCCATGAAAAGACTGACAGAGAAGATTGTGAGATCTAGATAA